From the genome of Faecalibacterium prausnitzii:
GGCCCTGACGCTGGATCTGTAACCCTCAGACGCAAAAACGAGGAACTGTTTTGTGCAGTTCCTCGTTTTTTTGTTTATGCGCCTATCTGGGACCAGTCGATGTCTTCCGCGTCCACAAATTCGTCGTTTTCCGCCTCATTCAGGAGCTTTGCTTCTTCCGGCGTCAGTTTTGTGAAATCCGGGTCCCACGCCAGAACCAGTTTTTTGATTAATTTATGTATCATTTTACAACACCGCGTCCGAAACGAGCTTGCCCAGCAGGAGCACCAGCACCACGAGCATCATGGGGCGGATGAACTTGGCGCCGTTCTTCAGGGCAAAATGCGACCCCAGCAGGTTGCCCACGATGCCGCTGACGGCGCAGGGGATGCCCACCGAAAAGACCACCAGCCCGTTCATCAGGTAGGTGACCAGACTGGCGTAGTTGCTGGCAAGGTTGAGCACCTTGGCGTTGCCGCCTGCCGTGCGCAGGTCAAAGCCCATCAGAGTGGTAAAGGCGATGATGGCAAAGGTCCCGGTGCCGGGGCCGAAGATGCCATCGTACAGGCCGATGCCCAGACCGATGGCCAGAGCCAGCACGGCTTTTTTGGCCGTCAGGGTGCCGTCGTCGCGGTTCTCGTCCGGCAGATTCCGCCGCCACAGGATGAGCACGGCCGCGATGGGCAGGATGACGAGCATCATGGCCCGCAGCGCCTCATCGCTGAGCAGCAGCACGATGTGGGAGCCAAGGGCACTGCCCACAAAGCTGCCCGCTGCTGCCAGCAGGCCCACTTTGATGTTCATGGCACCCTTTTGGAAAAACTGCGCCGTGGCAAAGGTGGTGCCGCAGGCGGCGCTGAATTTGTTGGTGCCGTAGGTGTAGTGGGCCGGGAGCCCCGCAAACAGGTAGGCCGGCAGGCTGATGAGTCCGCCGCCGCCCGCTGCCGAGTCCACAAAGCCCGCAAAGCCGGTCATGCACATCAGGAAGACCAGCATCAGCGGGGAGATCGTTATACTTTCTGTCATGTTTCCCTCTATTTTTCACGTCATTGTATATTTTTTCGGTTTTTCACGGCCGGTTCCTCCGGGAGGAGCCGACGGGGCACCGCGAACGGGTCAGTCCAGATACAGTCTGCCCTCGCAGGCCAGGATCTGGTCCAGGATCATCCGGGAGACGCGGGCACCGTAGACCATGGAGGGGTGGTCGTTGTACTCGATGATATCATGGAAGTCTTTGTTCATCAGCACGATGACATACTCGCCGTAAGGGGTGTGGACGATACCGCCGTCGTTGCGGCAGGCGTTCATGCTGCCGCTCTTGCTGGCCACCCAGATGCGTTCCGGTTCGCCGGTCTCCTCGCAGTCCAGATAGAACTGCGGGAAATCGTGGGTCAGCATGGTATTGTAGTGCTGCTGGCGGAAGATGGTCAGCATCTCCGCGCTGGCCTCTCTGCTGACGAGGGTGCCCTTTGCCACCTGCGCAAACAGCGCCGCGTAATCGCGGGGGGTAGTGGTGCCAAGGTCGCGGTAGCGGTCAAAGTGGAGCGGATTGTGCAGCACCGTGTGGGCAAAGCCCAGCTCCCGGATGCAGGCGTTGATCGTATCCAGCCCCAGATAGTCGATGATCATATTGGTGGCGATGTTGTCCGAGCAGATGATCATCATGGTGGCGGTGTCCTTCACCTTGAGCGCTGCGCCCACACCCAGCGCCCGCAGCATACCGGAGCCGTCCACGAACTGGCTTTCCTCGTAGGTGATGCGCTCGTCCAGGCTGGCCTTGCCCCGGCTGACCTGCAGATACAGCGCCGCCAGGATGAATGCCTTGATGGTCGAGGCCGTCTCGAACGCTTCATCGGCCCCGATCTCGACCGTGCGGCCCTGCAGGTCGTCCACAAAAACGCTCATCTTGCCCTGATAGGAGTACAGCTCGGCCGCGATCCGCTTTTCCAGCGTCATATTTTTATCCATTTCGGAATCTTTCCCTTTCTATTTACAGATTTTTCTCGAAGAAGCGCTGGGCGTTGCGGAAGAAGATCTGCTCCACCTCGTCCTCGGTGAAGCCTTCCTTCCGCAGCGCGTCGGCCAGCAGCGGAAGTTTGGAGCAGTCGCCCATTTCCAGCTTGCCGCCGATGCCGTCAAAGTCGCTGCCCAGGCCGATGATCTCAATGCCGCCCACCTGCTTGAAATGGGCTGCGTGCCGGGCCATCAGAGCCGTGGTGCTGCGGCAGAGTTCCGGGCGCGGCTGGTCATCCAGGAAGCCGGAGCAGTAGTTCAGGCCCACGAGACCGCCCTTTTCGGCCATGACGCGGATCATCTCGTCGGTCAGGTTGCGGCAGTGGGGTGCCAGAGCGCGGCAGTTGGAGTGGCTGGCCGCAAAGGGGCGGGTGCTGTGCTCCGCGATATCCCAGAACCCCCGGTCGGACAGGTGGCTCACGTCCACGATCATGTGCAGGCGCTCCATCTCGGCCAGAAATTCAAACCCGCGCTCCTTCAGGCCGGTCTCGGTGTTGGGCTTGCAGGGCCAGATGTCCCCGCCCCCGCCGGGCACCACATTGGGGCTGGCCAGCTCGTTTTCGTGGTTCCAGGTCAAGGTCATCATGCGGGCACCCAGCTCATACATCTGCCGCAGCACACCCAGGCTGCCCTTGCAGCAGCCGCCCTCCTCGATGGTCAGCATTCCGCTGATCTTTCCGGCCTGCGCGTTGCGGCGGATGTCCTCCGGGCGGTAGACCGGCGCGATCTGGTCGGAATACTTCGCCATGATCCGCTTGAACACATCCACCTCTTCCAGCGCCGTCACCAGCGGGTCTGCGCCGGGGGTCGGGTCGCTCAGGTTCACAAAGGCGGCAAAGCATTGCAGCATGTAGTCGCCCTTATGCAGCTTTTCCAGATCAATGTGCAGATCATTGGTTGCAAAGCTCTTGGCTTCGCCCCGCCGCTCGGCATAGCGCAGTTCGCTCAGGGTATCACAATGGAGATCAAAGACTTTCATAACGTATCGTCCTTTCTGCTATCGTTCCTTCGTACAACCTCTCCGTCATGGCTTCGCAATGCCGCCTCTCCTTGTAGGAGAGGCCTTGGCAGTCCGTGCAGCGTTCCCGGCTTTGCCCAAAGCGCCCCCTTCGGGGGAGCTGACAGGTGGAGCGAGACGGAGCGGGTTCAAAACAAACTTCCCACCGCATACAGGCTCTTCACCAGATCTTCCCGGTAGAGCGGGTCGTCCGGGTCCAGGCTGTTGAGCACCACGCCGCCGCTCCCCGCGGCACCGGTGGAGTGGATGTACCGCCCCTCGCCCAGATAGAGCGCGATGTGGCCGGGGAAGTAGAGCGCATCGCCGCGCCGGACCTGTTCCTTCGGGATCTCGTGCATGGGCCAGCCCTCCACGAGACGGGCGTCCCGGTAGATGAGGACGCCGCACTGCATGTAGGCGCTGCTCACGAGGCCGGAGCAGTCGATGCCCCGGCCCGACTTGCCGCCCCAGCGGTACTCTGTGCCCAGATACCGTTTGGCCTGCTCGGCCAGCGCATTCCGGAACGCTTCCTCGCTGCCGCCGTACCAGCGGTCAAGGGCACGGGGCACAAGCTCTTCGGGCCTGCACCCCTCGGCCAGTGCCAGTGCCTCGTCGAAGCGGCGGCCTGCCTGCTGGGTGAGCACCGCCGTCATCGGCCAGCGCACCGGCTCCAGCGCCACAGCCCGGACATAGCCGGTCCGGCCATCCACGAGCCGGACCAGCGCCCAGCCGTCATGAGGGGTCTCTTCGGGCAGGCGGCGCAGCAGCGCCCCGCGCTCCAGCTCCAGCAGCCGGACGCCCTGCACCTTGGGCAGGGTCAGCACATCGGTCGCGCGGCCCGCCATCACCCATTCGGCGGCAAGGTAGCTCCGCAGTTCCGCTTCCCCGCAGAACCGCAGCTCCGATGCGAACACATAGCCGTGATAGCCGTAAAAGCTGACCACCTCAGCCATCTCCTCCGGCAGCGTTACGCCCTCTGCCGTCACGCCGCCGGGGGCTGTGCGCACCTGGCAGACCTGCCCATACAGGCCCTCGTCCCCGATGGTGGAGACGACCCCCGCGTCGCTTTCCTTCGTCGTTTCGGTCAGGTCGTAAATGGTCACGACCGGCCGTGCAAAAATCGCAAAGTTCATGGTTCCGGCACCTCCAACAATTCCAGCAGCTCTTCCGGCTTCATCGACAGGATCGCGCCGTCGGCGCTGCCCGTCACCGTCTCGGCCAGCGACTGCTTGGCCTGCTGCAATGCAACGATCTTTTCTTCAATGGTATCCTGTGCAATGAGCTTGTACACCTGCACCGGGTTCTGCTGGCCGATGCGGTAGGCACGGTCGGTGGCCTGGTTCTGCGCTGCCACGTTCCACCACGGGTCGTAGTGGATGACGATGTCAGCGGCGGTCAGATTCAGGCCGGTGCCGCCCGCCCGCAGCGAGATGAGGAAAACGCTCACCTCGCCCCCGTTGAACCGCCGCACCAGTTCGGCGCGGACCGGCTTCGGGGTCGAGCCCTGCAGCGTGAAGTGGCTGATGCCTGCTTCATCCAGACGTTTGGCCAGCAGGTCCAGCATGGAGGTGAACTGGCTAAACAGCAGGATGCGGTGCCCGCCCTCCACGGCGGAGGTCACCAGCTCGGTGCAGGCGTCCAGCTTGGCGCTGCCGCCCTCCCAGTTGTCAGCGATGAGGTGCGGGTCGCAGCAGATCTCCCGCAGCCGCATCAGCACGGCAAACACGGCCATCTTGTCTTCGGGTTTGGCCGCCTTGAGCTTTTCGCGGGCATCCAGCACCGCCGCCAGATAGAGCTTGCGCTGTTCTTCTTCCAGCTCGATGCGGTAGATGTTCTCGGTCTTGGGCGGCAGCTCTTTCAGCACCTCCGCCTTCATGCGGCGGAGGATGAACGGCCCGGTCAGCTGGTTCAGCCGCCGCACCGCCGTCGGGTCGTTCTCCTGCACGATGGGCTTTTCGAACCGGGTGCAGAAGCTCTTGTAGGGCGGCAGATAACCCGGCATCAGGAAGGAGAAGATGCTCCACAGCTCACCCAGCCGGTTTTCCACCGGCGTACCGGT
Proteins encoded in this window:
- a CDS encoding dipeptidase; protein product: MKVFDLHCDTLSELRYAERRGEAKSFATNDLHIDLEKLHKGDYMLQCFAAFVNLSDPTPGADPLVTALEEVDVFKRIMAKYSDQIAPVYRPEDIRRNAQAGKISGMLTIEEGGCCKGSLGVLRQMYELGARMMTLTWNHENELASPNVVPGGGGDIWPCKPNTETGLKERGFEFLAEMERLHMIVDVSHLSDRGFWDIAEHSTRPFAASHSNCRALAPHCRNLTDEMIRVMAEKGGLVGLNYCSGFLDDQPRPELCRSTTALMARHAAHFKQVGGIEIIGLGSDFDGIGGKLEMGDCSKLPLLADALRKEGFTEDEVEQIFFRNAQRFFEKNL
- a CDS encoding TSUP family transporter, whose amino-acid sequence is MTESITISPLMLVFLMCMTGFAGFVDSAAGGGGLISLPAYLFAGLPAHYTYGTNKFSAACGTTFATAQFFQKGAMNIKVGLLAAAGSFVGSALGSHIVLLLSDEALRAMMLVILPIAAVLILWRRNLPDENRDDGTLTAKKAVLALAIGLGIGLYDGIFGPGTGTFAIIAFTTLMGFDLRTAGGNAKVLNLASNYASLVTYLMNGLVVFSVGIPCAVSGIVGNLLGSHFALKNGAKFIRPMMLVVLVLLLGKLVSDAVL
- a CDS encoding serine hydrolase; its protein translation is MDKNMTLEKRIAAELYSYQGKMSVFVDDLQGRTVEIGADEAFETASTIKAFILAALYLQVSRGKASLDERITYEESQFVDGSGMLRALGVGAALKVKDTATMMIICSDNIATNMIIDYLGLDTINACIRELGFAHTVLHNPLHFDRYRDLGTTTPRDYAALFAQVAKGTLVSREASAEMLTIFRQQHYNTMLTHDFPQFYLDCEETGEPERIWVASKSGSMNACRNDGGIVHTPYGEYVIVLMNKDFHDIIEYNDHPSMVYGARVSRMILDQILACEGRLYLD
- a CDS encoding C40 family peptidase, giving the protein MNFAIFARPVVTIYDLTETTKESDAGVVSTIGDEGLYGQVCQVRTAPGGVTAEGVTLPEEMAEVVSFYGYHGYVFASELRFCGEAELRSYLAAEWVMAGRATDVLTLPKVQGVRLLELERGALLRRLPEETPHDGWALVRLVDGRTGYVRAVALEPVRWPMTAVLTQQAGRRFDEALALAEGCRPEELVPRALDRWYGGSEEAFRNALAEQAKRYLGTEYRWGGKSGRGIDCSGLVSSAYMQCGVLIYRDARLVEGWPMHEIPKEQVRRGDALYFPGHIALYLGEGRYIHSTGAAGSGGVVLNSLDPDDPLYREDLVKSLYAVGSLF